One genomic window of Magnolia sinica isolate HGM2019 chromosome 3, MsV1, whole genome shotgun sequence includes the following:
- the LOC131240672 gene encoding KRR1 small subunit processome component: protein MEGDAENAFEQQKPKKHKGKHDKPKPWDDPSIDHWKIDKFDPSWNEGGMLESSFFDVLFPQYREKYLQEAWPMVKRALKEHGIVCELDLVKGVMSVKTTKKTRDPYIIIKAKQLMELLARSVPAPQALKILDDEMQCDIIKIGNLTRSKERFVKRRQHLLGPNSSTLKAIEILTGCYVLVQGNTVAAMGPFKGLKQVRRIAEDCITNTQHPIYHIKTLLMKRELAKNPALANENWDRFLPKFKKKNVKQKKAKSKEKKPYTPFPPPQQPSKVDLQLESGEYFLSDQKKLAKKWQEKQEKQAEKTAENKRKREAAFIPPKEDSNQVASQDSTKSAEDDKNALEALAKSVKEKSRKLGKRKAVEDINAESYIAAPEKQRPKKKSS from the exons ATGGAAGGAGATGCGGAGAATGCGTTCGAGCAGCAGAAGCCGAAGAAGCACAAAGGGAAGCACGACAAACCCAAGCCATGGGACGACCCGAGCATCGACCACTGGAAGATAGATAAATTCGACCCGTCCTGGAATGAAGGAGGGATGCTTGAAAGCTCCTTCTTTGATGTCCTTTTTCCTCAGTACCGAG AAAAATACCTGCAGGAAGCGTGGCCTATGGTGAAACGTGCTTTGAAAGAGCATGGCATTGTGTGTGAGCTTGATTTG GTTAAAGGAGTCATGTCTGTTAAAACAACTAAGAAGACTAGGGATCCATATATAATTATTAAAGCCAAACAACTCATGGAGCTATTAGCTAGAAGTGTTCCTGCACCTCag GCACTAAAGATACTGGATGATGAGATGCAATGTGACATTATAAAGATCGGTAACCTTACACGCAGTAAG GAACGATTTGTTAAACGAAGACAGCATCTTTTGGGCCCCAATTCATCCACTCTTAAG GCTATTGAGATTTTGACAGGTTGCTACGTTCTAGTTCAG GGAAACACTGTTGCTGCTATGGGTCCATTCAAGGGTCTAAAACAAGTCCGGAGGATTGCAGAAGATTGCATAACAAATACACAGCATCCTATATACCATATAAAG ACCCTTCTGATGAAGCGAGAACTTGCCAAAAATCCCGCACTTGCCAATGAGAACTGGGATAGATTTCTTCCCAAGTTTAAAAA gaaaaatGTCAAGCAAAAGAAGGCAAAGAGTAAAGAAAAGAAACCATATACACCATTCCCGCCTCCTCAACAGCCCAGCAAG GTTGACCTCCAATTAGAAAGCGGTGAATACTTCTTAAGTGACCAAAAGAAGTTAGCAAAGAAATGGCAAGAGAAGCAGGAGAAGCAGGCTGAGAAGACAGCCGAGAACAAGAGAAAAAGAGAGGCTGCATTTATTCCTCCAAAG GAAGACTCAAACCAGGTGGCATCTCAGGATTCTACTAAATCCGCTGAAGACGATAAGAATGCTCTGGAGGCCTTGGCGAAGTCTGTAAAG GAAAAGTCAAGGAAGCTGGGGAAGCGGAAAGCTGTTGAGGATATCAATGCCGAATCGTATATTGCAGCCCCTGAGAAGCAAAGACCCAAAAAGAAGTCCAGCTAA